One window from the genome of Phormidium ambiguum IAM M-71 encodes:
- a CDS encoding pentapeptide repeat-containing protein: MLQPNPLELAKQGHPKARESLINRQMQPKGITAKVALNFIAKRLISQFLVVIFLLVATLLIVTSAAKADALVTIESKSTFTFVDCKFSLGCDASQGRGSKTTQNLSSDINVKPGANLSGQNLQGVNLHNSDLRSSDFSGANLSGSDLSNADLSEVKLGRIKNSGNLDFTGFDWNKVKLSKEDAVKIAKTNLANQDLFDLIKSDSSNINFTGINWSKVNLSQQELITLINLKASPQVLADLVKANPGKISLSQDDLLALIKFNLNNGGVLQHPTLNSQSLIDLLSSQGKLINVDLSGINLQKADLSGADLSKANLKAAKMPNGTIYRP, translated from the coding sequence ATGTTACAACCAAATCCTCTGGAACTGGCTAAACAAGGGCATCCTAAAGCGAGAGAATCTCTAATCAACCGCCAAATGCAACCCAAGGGAATCACCGCCAAAGTTGCCCTAAATTTCATCGCTAAAAGGCTGATTAGTCAATTCTTAGTTGTCATATTTTTATTGGTTGCTACACTGCTAATAGTTACCAGTGCAGCCAAAGCAGATGCACTGGTAACTATTGAAAGTAAAAGTACATTTACATTTGTTGATTGTAAATTTTCGTTAGGCTGTGATGCTTCACAAGGTAGAGGGTCAAAGACCACACAAAATCTTTCTTCTGACATTAATGTAAAACCAGGAGCTAACTTAAGCGGACAAAATTTACAGGGTGTGAATCTACATAATTCAGATTTAAGAAGCTCTGATTTTAGCGGTGCTAACTTAAGTGGTTCTGACCTGAGTAATGCAGATTTGAGTGAAGTTAAACTTGGTAGAATTAAAAACTCCGGCAATTTAGATTTTACTGGATTCGATTGGAATAAAGTCAAGTTAAGTAAAGAAGATGCAGTTAAGATAGCGAAGACTAACTTGGCTAACCAAGATTTGTTCGATTTAATCAAAAGTGATTCAAGTAATATAAATTTCACTGGAATAAACTGGAGCAAAGTAAACTTAAGCCAGCAAGAATTGATAACTTTAATTAACTTAAAAGCCAGTCCACAAGTACTAGCAGATTTGGTTAAAGCGAATCCAGGTAAGATAAGCCTAAGTCAAGATGATTTGCTAGCTTTAATCAAATTTAACTTAAATAATGGTGGAGTTTTGCAGCATCCAACACTAAACAGTCAGAGCTTAATTGACCTGTTATCAAGCCAAGGTAAATTGATTAATGTAGACCTCAGTGGAATCAACTTGCAAAAAGCTGATTTAAGCGGTGCTGATCTCAGCAAGGCAAATCTTAAGGCTGCTAAAATGCCCAATGGTACTATTTATCGACCTTAA
- a CDS encoding nuclease, whose protein sequence is MNKIVLLDSGPLGMISHPRNHPEIKLWLANLLLSGVNVKIPEIADFEVRRELLRLNKVKGIQRLHNLINQIGYLPITRQVMLKAAEFWAQARKQGQPTADNKALDADVILAAQAFTISNQNQEIIIATTNVRHLTRFVNAKTWNEITAITE, encoded by the coding sequence ATGAATAAAATAGTGCTGCTAGACTCAGGGCCATTAGGGATGATTAGCCACCCTCGTAATCATCCTGAAATTAAATTATGGCTGGCAAATTTACTGCTTTCTGGAGTAAACGTCAAAATCCCGGAAATAGCTGATTTTGAAGTAAGACGAGAATTACTCCGTCTTAACAAAGTCAAAGGAATTCAACGTTTGCACAACCTGATAAATCAAATCGGTTATCTTCCAATTACCAGACAAGTAATGCTAAAAGCAGCCGAATTTTGGGCCCAAGCGAGAAAACAAGGTCAACCAACAGCAGATAACAAAGCACTCGACGCTGATGTAATTTTAGCCGCACAAGCATTTACTATTAGCAACCAAAATCAAGAAATCATCATCGCCACAACAAACGTCAGACATTTAACTCGCTTTGTTAATGCCAAAACTTGGAATGAAATAACAGCAATAACCGAATAA